One Spiroplasma sp. NBRC 100390 DNA window includes the following coding sequences:
- a CDS encoding glycine--tRNA ligase: MRYTLEEVVNHLKSQGFVFQGSEIYGGLANSWDFGPLGVELERNLKNLWWQHFIIKSKYNVGLDSTILMNNNVWKASGHLGNFADPLLDCRKCKTRMRADKLIEDNYPDLNCGGWSNEQLKSFIDEKNLLCPNCGAHDFTDIRQFELMFKTNQGVLEDEKSIVYLRPETAQGIFVNFKNVQRSLRKKLPFGIGQIGKSFRNEITPGNFIFRTREFEQMELEFFYHPDDQTDWFEYWVKEVTKFLNLINLNPKNYLFRNHEASELAHYAKRTIDVEYKFPFGTGELWGVADRGDFDLRQHSRMSKQDLSYLNQETNEKILPHVIEPSVGVGRLMLAILYDAYHVEKIGDNDSRIVLKLSPLLAPYQLAVIPLSKQLNEAAYQLYEKLLNQFQCTYDETGNIGKRYRRQDAIGTPFCVTFDFESLEDQKVTVRNRDTMVQERIDIANLEDYFRALLK; the protein is encoded by the coding sequence ATGCGATATACATTAGAAGAAGTTGTTAATCATTTAAAATCACAAGGCTTTGTTTTTCAAGGGAGTGAAATTTATGGCGGTTTAGCAAATAGTTGAGATTTTGGTCCATTAGGTGTTGAGTTAGAACGAAATTTAAAAAATTTATGATGACAACATTTTATTATAAAATCAAAATATAATGTTGGTCTGGATAGTACAATTTTAATGAATAATAATGTGTGAAAAGCCTCAGGCCATTTAGGAAATTTTGCTGATCCATTATTAGATTGTAGGAAATGTAAAACTCGTATGCGAGCAGATAAATTAATTGAAGATAATTATCCTGATCTTAATTGTGGGGGATGAAGTAATGAACAATTAAAAAGTTTTATTGACGAAAAAAATTTGCTATGTCCAAATTGTGGTGCACATGATTTTACTGATATTCGTCAGTTTGAATTAATGTTTAAGACAAACCAAGGGGTACTGGAAGATGAAAAATCGATTGTTTATTTACGACCAGAAACAGCACAAGGAATTTTTGTTAATTTTAAAAATGTTCAACGTTCATTACGAAAAAAATTGCCTTTTGGAATTGGCCAAATTGGAAAGTCATTTCGAAATGAAATTACGCCGGGAAATTTTATTTTTCGGACACGCGAATTTGAACAAATGGAACTAGAATTTTTCTATCATCCGGATGACCAAACAGATTGGTTTGAATATTGAGTTAAAGAAGTTACTAAGTTTTTAAATTTAATTAATCTAAATCCTAAGAATTATCTTTTTCGTAACCATGAAGCAAGTGAATTAGCACATTATGCTAAACGCACAATTGATGTTGAATATAAGTTTCCGTTTGGAACGGGTGAATTATGAGGAGTTGCTGATCGTGGTGATTTTGATTTACGTCAACACAGCAGAATGAGTAAACAAGATTTAAGTTATTTAAACCAAGAAACAAACGAAAAAATTTTGCCACATGTTATTGAACCGTCAGTTGGGGTTGGGCGTTTAATGTTAGCAATATTATATGATGCTTATCATGTTGAAAAAATTGGTGATAATGATTCACGAATTGTTTTGAAATTAAGTCCATTGTTAGCACCATATCAACTTGCTGTTATTCCATTAAGTAAACAATTAAATGAAGCAGCTTATCAATTATATGAAAAATTATTAAATCAGTTTCAATGTACTTATGATGAAACAGGAAACATTGGGAAACGTTATCGTCGGCAAGATGCAATTGGAACTCCATTTTGTGTCACTTTTGACTTTGAATCATTAGAAGACCAAAAAGTTACTGTTCGTAATCGAGATACAATGGTTCAAGAACGAATTGATATTGCAAATTTAGAAGATTATTTTAGAGCATTATTAAAATAA
- the dnaG gene encoding DNA primase translates to MALISNEKIDLIRSKVNIVTVMSEYLSLEKRGRNYWAVCPFHQDSHPSMSISPEKQIYRCFACSAGGNVFTFLQEYENISFIEALKKVAVMANISLDELTTYQEKAKYDEIDKLIFEINALAQAYFSNSLATKKAYNAKEYLATRKITQQEIELFNIGYAESGFDHLYHFLIKKGYSINDIQQTGLITIKNGNVYDYFNNRVMFPIKNEDSYIIGFSGRVIGQDDKVAKYLNSPETKVFKKEQLMYNIQRAKPFIRQQNNLILLEGYMDVISLDKLDIKNTVALMGTNLSDYHIKEIKKLTGECLVFLDGDQAGINASLKVAAKLLVNNLKAKIVLNETQQDPDELVNSGQGELIHTMLTHAMHPINFAVDYFKNKFNLEAANELEEFINVVGTLIKASPDPLEQELAINNLVKITGISSETIQTKINQIKAYHKPLANAPVSEPMHSTDSSELAKKREKSATVIIKDSNAVTKTKYKIKSLKRYILAEQKMLLQLLASRKAADFYQTKIANLNFNGYRLLANDIIIYYNRHLGAENVNISMLCDEINDPDLKKMLMDIIDKSTIKTKYNKKELEDYALLIDDFANEKEIAMLWNKLEKANNLIEQQTISMEIDKMNQRLKFKKG, encoded by the coding sequence ATGGCATTAATTAGTAATGAAAAGATTGATTTAATTCGGTCAAAAGTAAATATTGTTACAGTAATGTCAGAGTATTTATCACTGGAAAAGCGGGGGCGGAATTACTGAGCTGTTTGTCCTTTCCATCAAGATTCACATCCTTCAATGAGCATTTCACCAGAAAAGCAAATCTATCGTTGTTTTGCTTGTTCAGCTGGTGGGAATGTTTTTACTTTTTTACAAGAATATGAAAATATTAGTTTTATTGAAGCGTTGAAAAAAGTTGCTGTAATGGCTAATATCTCCTTAGATGAATTAACAACTTATCAAGAAAAAGCAAAATATGATGAAATTGATAAATTAATTTTTGAAATTAATGCTTTAGCACAAGCTTATTTTAGTAATAGTTTGGCAACAAAAAAAGCCTATAATGCAAAAGAATATTTAGCAACAAGAAAGATTACACAACAAGAGATTGAGTTGTTTAATATTGGTTATGCTGAAAGTGGCTTTGATCATTTATATCATTTTTTAATAAAAAAAGGATATTCTATTAATGACATTCAACAAACTGGATTAATTACTATTAAAAATGGGAATGTTTATGATTATTTCAATAATCGTGTTATGTTTCCAATTAAAAATGAGGATAGTTATATTATTGGATTTTCTGGTCGGGTGATTGGCCAAGATGATAAAGTTGCCAAATACTTAAATAGTCCAGAAACAAAAGTCTTTAAAAAAGAACAATTAATGTATAATATTCAACGAGCAAAACCATTCATTCGCCAACAAAATAACTTGATTTTGTTAGAAGGATATATGGATGTTATTAGTTTAGATAAATTGGATATTAAAAATACGGTTGCTTTAATGGGGACTAATTTAAGTGATTATCACATTAAGGAAATTAAAAAGTTAACAGGTGAATGTTTAGTCTTTTTAGATGGTGATCAAGCAGGAATTAATGCTAGTTTAAAAGTTGCTGCAAAGTTATTAGTTAATAATTTGAAAGCTAAAATTGTGTTAAATGAAACACAACAAGATCCCGATGAATTAGTTAATAGTGGCCAAGGGGAATTAATTCATACAATGTTAACGCATGCTATGCATCCAATTAATTTTGCAGTTGATTATTTTAAAAATAAATTTAATTTAGAAGCAGCAAATGAGTTAGAAGAATTCATTAATGTTGTTGGAACCTTAATTAAAGCAAGTCCTGATCCATTAGAACAAGAATTAGCAATTAATAATTTGGTAAAAATTACTGGTATTTCAAGCGAAACAATTCAAACTAAAATTAATCAAATTAAAGCGTATCATAAACCCTTAGCAAATGCGCCAGTTTCAGAGCCAATGCACTCGACTGATTCTTCTGAATTAGCAAAAAAGAGGGAAAAATCAGCAACAGTAATTATTAAAGATTCTAATGCTGTTACAAAAACAAAATATAAGATTAAAAGTTTAAAACGTTATATATTAGCGGAACAAAAAATGTTGTTACAATTGCTTGCTTCTAGAAAAGCAGCTGATTTTTATCAAACAAAAATAGCAAACTTAAATTTTAATGGTTACCGATTACTAGCAAATGATATAATTATATATTATAATAGACATTTAGGGGCAGAAAATGTTAATATTAGTATGTTGTGTGATGAAATAAATGATCCGGATTTAAAAAAAATGTTAATGGACATTATTGATAAATCAACGATTAAAACTAAATATAATAAGAAAGAATTAGAAGACTATGCGCTGCTAATTGATGATTTTGCCAATGAAAAAGAGATTGCAATGCTATGAAATAAACTAGAAAAAGCAAATAATCTGATTGAACAACAAACCATTTCGATGGAAATTGATAAGATGAACCAACGGTTAAAATTTAAAAAGGGGTAG
- a CDS encoding sigma-70 family RNA polymerase sigma factor has translation MGLSKKDIREMKTFDEFKDYINKFLEENNNEIEQEKLITLINDHFEIDDNDVDEYFEELVANGVEFSDVNLEEVEEVEEVVKPGKKQSEDKLRYKVGGISNETKIQDIIKAYFNVLGTSKILTREEEIKYAKMLESSDPEEKRYGREKLITSNLKLVVSVARKHLNRGLDFSDLIEEGNIGLMKAVDKFDYTRGFKFSTYATWWIRQAITRAIADQARTIRIPVHMVETINKLTRIERQLTQELGREPSFNEIAERMGQGMTGEKVREIKRLSIEPVSLEKPIGDEDDTHFGDFVDDKDIFTPDEYAEKESLREVIDEVFHEILSAREEKVIRMRFGILPTKLRTVLRLAKECEDETFPELVQTVKALDIHYDTPIEKVQSRKNKLIDKHLSKYDSPKTLEEVGKEFKVTRERIRQIEAKTIRKFKPNQANSKAKVLKDFFKG, from the coding sequence ATGGGATTATCAAAAAAAGACATTAGAGAAATGAAAACTTTTGATGAATTTAAAGATTATATTAATAAATTTTTAGAAGAAAATAACAATGAAATTGAACAAGAAAAATTAATTACTTTAATTAATGATCATTTTGAGATTGATGATAATGATGTTGACGAGTATTTTGAAGAACTTGTTGCAAATGGAGTTGAATTTAGTGATGTTAATTTGGAAGAAGTTGAAGAGGTTGAAGAAGTAGTTAAACCAGGAAAAAAACAAAGTGAAGATAAGTTACGTTATAAAGTTGGGGGAATTTCAAACGAAACTAAAATTCAAGATATTATTAAAGCGTATTTTAATGTTTTAGGAACAAGTAAAATTCTAACGCGTGAAGAAGAAATTAAATATGCTAAAATGTTGGAATCATCAGATCCTGAAGAAAAACGATATGGTCGTGAAAAATTAATTACTTCAAACTTAAAGTTAGTCGTATCGGTTGCCCGTAAGCATTTAAACCGAGGACTAGATTTTTCAGATTTAATTGAAGAAGGAAATATTGGCTTAATGAAAGCAGTTGATAAGTTTGATTATACCCGTGGTTTTAAGTTTTCAACGTATGCAACATGATGGATTCGTCAAGCTATTACACGAGCAATTGCTGATCAAGCTCGAACAATTCGAATTCCAGTCCACATGGTTGAAACAATTAATAAATTAACAAGGATTGAACGTCAGTTAACACAAGAGTTGGGTCGTGAACCAAGTTTTAATGAAATTGCTGAACGAATGGGGCAAGGAATGACTGGTGAAAAAGTACGTGAAATTAAACGATTATCAATTGAACCAGTTTCATTGGAAAAACCAATTGGAGATGAAGATGATACTCATTTTGGTGACTTTGTTGATGATAAAGACATTTTTACACCGGATGAATATGCTGAAAAAGAGTCATTACGGGAAGTAATTGATGAAGTTTTTCATGAAATTTTATCAGCACGTGAGGAAAAAGTAATTAGAATGCGGTTTGGAATTTTACCAACAAAATTAAGAACAGTTTTAAGATTAGCAAAAGAATGTGAAGATGAAACTTTCCCGGAATTGGTGCAAACAGTGAAAGCATTAGATATTCACTATGATACCCCAATTGAAAAAGTTCAAAGTCGAAAAAATAAACTAATTGATAAACATTTGTCAAAATATGATTCACCAAAAACATTAGAAGAAGTAGGAAAAGAATTTAAAGTTACTCGTGAACGAATTCGCCAAATTGAGGCAAAGACAATTCGAAAATTTAAACCAAACCAAGCTAATTCAAAAGCAAAAGTATTAAAAGACTTTTTTAAAGGATAG
- a CDS encoding tRNA (adenine(22)-N(1))-methyltransferase, which produces MDRLSERLLLIAKQVNDKDVICDIGTDHAMIPIYLAKGNLITKAYACDIAEKPLEQAKKNIAKYQVGEIITPILADGLQGLANIKIDSGIISGLGSASILEILQQDSDLIDRYILCSNDDPIILRQWVKEKKYFIEKELLIKENEIIYEIIVINKVAGQKVRNKKDILFGPLLQKEQTKLFQEKWLLKNDYFQTLLNKIPVKTKRYQEIKTKLKMINKVI; this is translated from the coding sequence ATGGATAGATTATCAGAACGTTTATTATTAATTGCAAAACAAGTTAATGATAAAGACGTTATTTGTGATATTGGAACTGATCATGCAATGATTCCAATTTATTTGGCAAAAGGAAATTTAATTACCAAAGCGTATGCTTGTGATATTGCGGAAAAACCATTGGAGCAAGCAAAAAAGAATATTGCTAAATATCAGGTTGGGGAAATTATTACTCCGATTTTAGCCGATGGATTGCAAGGACTTGCAAATATTAAAATTGATTCAGGTATTATTTCGGGGTTAGGTAGTGCTAGCATCCTTGAAATTTTACAGCAAGATTCAGATTTAATTGACCGCTATATTTTGTGTTCAAATGATGATCCAATTATTTTGCGTCAATGAGTTAAGGAAAAAAAGTATTTTATTGAAAAAGAACTTTTGATTAAAGAAAATGAAATTATTTATGAAATTATTGTTATTAATAAAGTTGCTGGACAAAAAGTTAGAAATAAGAAAGATATTCTTTTTGGACCATTATTACAAAAAGAACAAACTAAACTTTTTCAAGAAAAATGATTATTAAAAAATGATTATTTTCAAACATTATTAAATAAAATTCCAGTAAAAACAAAACGCTATCAAGAAATTAAAACAAAATTGAAAATGATAAATAAGGTGATTTAA
- a CDS encoding Nif3-like dinuclear metal center hexameric protein: MLIKKLYQEIETDFPLKTVAKWDYSGYQWGVKNSEVTQIFVSLDLTTEVIDEAIAQKANVIITHHPFCFGKKKTLYQIGYKQEILKRLKEHQISVYALHTNYDGLMNELILQEINAQKITSFVGDPFTKIGYVTLTVDEIITKLKTIFNIVTVQHNLTNYQQPITTVALAAGAGGDIIAKLDNEVDLFITGEVKWDQWVLANEKRLSVVCFNHYMEDFFSNAFASYLKRKFPTLSVIGYHIKNIINYR, encoded by the coding sequence ATGCTAATTAAAAAATTATATCAAGAAATTGAAACTGACTTTCCATTAAAAACAGTAGCGAAATGAGATTACAGTGGTTATCAATGGGGAGTTAAAAATAGTGAAGTAACACAAATTTTTGTTAGTTTGGATTTAACTACAGAAGTGATTGATGAAGCCATTGCTCAAAAAGCGAATGTGATTATTACACATCATCCGTTTTGTTTTGGGAAGAAAAAAACATTATATCAAATTGGCTATAAACAAGAAATTTTAAAACGTTTGAAAGAACACCAAATTTCAGTTTATGCTCTCCATACTAATTATGATGGTTTAATGAATGAACTAATTTTACAAGAAATAAATGCTCAAAAAATTACTTCGTTTGTAGGTGATCCTTTTACTAAAATTGGTTATGTTACATTAACGGTTGATGAAATTATTACCAAGTTAAAAACAATTTTTAACATTGTAACAGTGCAACATAATTTAACAAATTATCAGCAGCCAATAACAACGGTTGCTTTAGCAGCTGGTGCTGGTGGGGATATTATTGCTAAACTTGATAATGAAGTTGACCTTTTTATTACCGGCGAAGTAAAGTGAGACCAGTGAGTGCTAGCAAATGAGAAACGACTTTCAGTTGTCTGTTTTAACCACTATATGGAAGATTTTTTTAGTAACGCTTTTGCTAGTTATTTAAAACGTAAATTTCCAACTTTATCAGTTATAGGTTATCATATTAAAAATATTATTAACTACCGTTAG
- the ispH gene encoding 4-hydroxy-3-methylbut-2-enyl diphosphate reductase has translation MDGEKMKVVKVTPRGYCLGVVKSIKWAKEAAIKYAGREIYMLGYLVHNRHVIEEIVNLGVIPVNDFKLDRLELIKTLPDNAVVILSAHGSDDRIKTVAAEKNITLVDTECEWVTVTKDLIKEYLLKDDYQIIFIGKHFHPETNAMLAISSTIKLVTNEEEVDAILPSLDPNKKILITNQTTLSKIDIEAIVEKIKRLIPNEITFKNDLCNATLERQNAVLNLDSTSIDLLLVVGDERSSNTLKLVEMGEQIGIKSYRINDKNDIDLAWLTNKSCVAVTAGASTPSIIQLEVIRFLETI, from the coding sequence ATGGACGGTGAAAAAATGAAAGTTGTCAAAGTAACACCACGCGGATATTGCCTTGGTGTTGTCAAATCAATTAAATGAGCAAAAGAAGCAGCAATAAAATATGCTGGTCGCGAAATTTATATGTTAGGTTATTTGGTTCATAATCGTCATGTCATTGAAGAAATTGTTAACTTAGGTGTAATTCCTGTCAATGATTTTAAACTTGATCGGTTAGAGTTAATTAAGACATTACCAGATAATGCTGTTGTCATATTAAGCGCCCACGGCAGCGATGATCGAATTAAAACTGTTGCTGCTGAGAAAAATATTACGCTTGTTGATACCGAGTGTGAATGAGTAACAGTAACTAAGGACCTAATTAAAGAATACTTATTAAAAGACGACTATCAAATTATTTTTATTGGAAAGCACTTTCATCCAGAGACAAATGCAATGTTAGCAATTAGTTCAACCATCAAACTTGTTACAAACGAAGAAGAAGTTGATGCAATTCTTCCCAGTCTTGATCCGAATAAAAAAATCTTAATTACTAATCAAACAACTCTATCAAAGATTGATATTGAAGCAATTGTTGAAAAAATTAAAAGATTAATTCCTAATGAAATTACTTTTAAAAACGACTTATGTAATGCAACATTAGAACGACAAAATGCAGTTTTGAATTTAGACTCAACCAGTATTGATCTTTTATTAGTCGTTGGTGATGAACGCAGCAGCAACACTTTAAAATTAGTAGAAATGGGAGAACAAATTGGCATTAAATCATATCGTATTAATGATAAAAATGATATTGACCTGGCATGACTGACAAACAAAAGTTGTGTTGCTGTTACTGCTGGTGCTTCAACACCAAGTATTATTCAATTAGAAGTAATTCGCTTTTTAGAAACCATCTAA
- a CDS encoding DEAD/DEAH box helicase gives MNNFDKLGLKRFLNLGLEQLNFTEPTMVQEKVIPLLLKHQNVICKAHTGTGKTFAFCLPILNNLDYEQSSIQSIIVTPTRELAKQIYDNIRFFKTFQPALQVNCFVGGEDIKRQIEQLERNQPHIMVVTPTRLKDLFDQQSLKLGKLTTFIIDECDMIFDLGFIENVDYLLSKVNPNVQVSVFSATIPEVLKPFLIKYLKNPHYLDLNANQITNQNITHILIPTKHQERSTILLKLLKTFDPYLCLIFVNKKEEINKYYDLLLEHNYSVTQLHAGLEPRLRTQVVKRIRNLEYKYVIASDIAARGIDFVGVSHIISIDLPNDLEYYIHRSGRTGRANYTGYSYALYDTKNLTLVEQLIAKGIAFKYQKWNQVNELVDIDLVINKPKKQNSEQVNNEINKIIHRYKTKDNNKKIKPGYKKKRKEEIAALKKQIRRDHIKASIKKIKKEKAKERGIKLFDKE, from the coding sequence ATGAATAATTTTGATAAGTTAGGTTTAAAACGATTTCTAAATTTAGGTTTGGAACAATTAAATTTTACAGAACCAACAATGGTACAAGAAAAAGTTATTCCATTGTTATTAAAACATCAAAATGTTATTTGCAAAGCTCATACTGGAACTGGCAAAACTTTTGCATTTTGTTTACCGATTTTAAATAATTTAGATTATGAACAATCAAGCATTCAGTCAATTATTGTGACACCAACCCGTGAGTTAGCAAAACAAATTTATGATAACATTCGTTTTTTTAAAACATTTCAACCAGCATTACAAGTTAATTGCTTTGTTGGGGGAGAAGACATTAAACGGCAAATAGAACAGTTAGAACGAAATCAACCGCATATCATGGTTGTAACACCAACACGGTTAAAGGATTTGTTTGATCAACAAAGTTTAAAATTAGGAAAGTTAACAACATTTATTATTGATGAATGTGATATGATTTTTGATTTAGGTTTTATTGAAAATGTTGATTATCTTTTAAGTAAAGTTAATCCTAACGTTCAAGTTTCTGTATTTTCAGCAACAATTCCAGAAGTGTTAAAACCATTTTTAATAAAATATTTAAAAAATCCGCATTATTTGGATTTAAATGCTAATCAAATAACTAACCAAAATATTACGCATATTTTAATTCCAACTAAGCATCAAGAACGAAGTACTATTTTATTAAAACTTTTAAAAACATTTGATCCTTATTTGTGTTTGATTTTTGTTAATAAGAAAGAAGAAATTAATAAATATTATGATTTATTATTAGAACATAATTATTCAGTAACCCAATTGCATGCTGGTTTAGAACCACGGTTACGAACTCAAGTTGTAAAACGAATTCGTAATTTAGAATATAAGTATGTTATTGCTAGTGATATTGCGGCGCGAGGAATTGATTTTGTTGGAGTAAGTCATATTATTTCAATTGATTTACCAAATGACTTAGAATATTATATTCATCGTAGTGGGCGAACTGGACGGGCAAATTATACTGGTTATAGTTATGCTTTGTATGATACAAAAAATTTAACGCTGGTTGAACAATTAATTGCAAAGGGAATTGCTTTTAAGTATCAAAAATGAAATCAGGTGAATGAATTAGTTGATATTGATTTAGTGATTAATAAACCAAAAAAACAAAATTCAGAACAAGTTAATAATGAAATTAATAAAATTATTCATCGTTATAAAACAAAAGATAATAATAAAAAAATTAAACCTGGTTATAAAAAGAAACGAAAAGAAGAAATCGCGGCGTTAAAGAAACAAATTCGTCGTGATCATATAAAAGCATCAATTAAGAAAATTAAAAAAGAAAAAGCAAAAGAACGGGGGATTAAATTATTTGATAAAGAATAA
- a CDS encoding ABC transporter permease: MTHNEATKTTSIKKKSDLKKKISSFFSIKMLRYTLIKMLKSPSTYVMFVLTFAVGLIITISMSTSMMDNPSGEYSEIAKSTFNIYAWIWYMLYFGLTSMFIGFKAVQLVRDEIDDGTLLIFSSIPISRTRMIIEKWLALQFLCLIYSVIILLVPPLISLGMGPKGLALGKAILSKVNFMILTSFILQLFLTTIGILISLGLNAKGVIGILFTIGFLTVIGAMIPFIYNSTKLSDKSSAYLMKTTDLAKSPVKFNDSELIKTYHNMLDPVGWPTWNYYNNKLLLNINSNLDSQTVGSFNVTSLANNINAAIQSAIATAGTPTINWEQFVAEVKKNPTNYPNLAKLINNYVLEFDGYNPKSFTETEIGIDKVQFFNNTDKGINILGQFYQELASGNPLIVSSTKPSSAKINLNELDESKLTTNTSKQIYKIMKTMYDKGVFSPTIIGYDNKYSFGRYGDLLSPNVIAGSINENLSADSHKHFNDFRDNLINFLTNNLYLQNVYLDDPVMSIYYQFVSQMYYWLNQGAYSRSSDSSIFDDNTKATSELQSITNAQTEYKLMAYLNIWQQWVIMWTGDARASLTGQDNIVSSMLLPLNNYLEAKVNNVEYKVNSNATQKGYFLMADFNKPVTLTSLTGMYAGYLLVTGGLAAITLWWITRKDFV, from the coding sequence ATGACTCATAATGAGGCGACAAAGACAACAAGTATTAAGAAAAAATCAGATCTAAAGAAAAAAATTAGTTCGTTTTTTTCAATAAAAATGCTTCGTTATACTTTAATTAAAATGTTAAAATCACCATCAACATATGTAATGTTTGTTTTAACATTTGCAGTAGGATTAATTATTACTATTTCGATGTCAACATCAATGATGGATAATCCTAGTGGTGAATATAGTGAGATTGCAAAATCAACATTTAACATTTATGCATGAATTTGATATATGCTATACTTTGGCTTAACATCAATGTTTATTGGATTTAAAGCCGTCCAACTAGTTCGCGATGAAATTGATGATGGAACATTACTAATTTTTTCATCAATTCCAATTTCACGAACAAGAATGATTATTGAAAAATGATTAGCATTACAATTTTTATGTTTAATATATTCAGTAATAATTTTGTTAGTGCCACCTTTAATTTCATTAGGAATGGGACCAAAAGGACTTGCCCTAGGAAAAGCAATCTTAAGCAAAGTTAATTTTATGATTTTAACAAGTTTTATTTTACAATTATTTTTAACAACAATTGGAATTTTAATTTCATTAGGATTAAATGCAAAAGGAGTTATTGGAATTTTATTTACAATTGGTTTTTTAACTGTAATTGGTGCAATGATTCCGTTTATTTATAATTCAACGAAACTTTCTGATAAGTCTTCAGCATATTTAATGAAAACAACGGACTTAGCAAAAAGCCCCGTCAAATTTAATGATTCTGAACTTATTAAAACATATCATAATATGCTTGATCCTGTTGGATGACCAACTTGAAATTATTACAATAACAAACTTCTACTTAACATTAATTCTAATTTAGATAGTCAAACAGTTGGTTCATTTAATGTTACTAGTTTAGCTAATAATATTAATGCGGCAATTCAAAGCGCCATAGCAACTGCAGGAACACCAACAATTAATTGAGAACAGTTTGTAGCAGAAGTTAAGAAAAATCCAACTAATTATCCAAATTTAGCAAAATTAATTAACAATTATGTTTTAGAATTTGATGGTTATAATCCAAAGTCATTTACTGAAACTGAAATTGGAATTGATAAAGTTCAATTTTTCAATAATACTGATAAAGGAATTAATATTTTAGGGCAATTTTATCAAGAGCTAGCAAGTGGGAATCCCCTTATTGTTTCATCAACAAAACCATCATCAGCAAAAATTAATTTAAATGAATTAGATGAAAGTAAATTAACAACCAATACTTCAAAACAAATTTATAAAATTATGAAAACAATGTATGATAAAGGAGTATTTTCACCAACAATTATTGGTTATGATAATAAATACAGTTTTGGACGATATGGTGATTTACTTTCACCAAATGTAATTGCAGGTTCTATTAATGAAAACTTATCAGCTGATAGTCATAAACATTTTAATGATTTTAGAGATAATTTAATAAACTTTTTAACAAATAATTTGTATTTGCAAAATGTCTATCTTGATGATCCTGTAATGTCAATCTATTATCAATTTGTTTCACAAATGTATTATTGGTTGAATCAAGGAGCATATTCAAGATCTTCAGATAGTTCTATTTTTGATGATAATACTAAAGCAACATCAGAATTGCAAAGTATTACAAATGCTCAAACAGAATATAAATTAATGGCTTATTTAAATATTTGGCAACAATGAGTTATTATGTGAACTGGTGATGCCCGCGCAAGTTTGACAGGACAAGATAATATTGTGTCATCAATGTTATTACCATTAAATAATTATTTAGAAGCAAAAGTTAATAATGTTGAATACAAAGTTAATAGTAATGCCACACAAAAAGGATATTTCTTAATGGCTGATTTTAATAAACCGGTAACTTTAACTAGTTTAACAGGAATGTATGCTGGTTATTTATTAGTAACTGGTGGATTAGCAGCAATAACATTATGATGAATTACAAGAAAGGATTTTGTATAG